One Mercenaria mercenaria strain notata unplaced genomic scaffold, MADL_Memer_1 contig_3452, whole genome shotgun sequence genomic window carries:
- the LOC128553073 gene encoding uncharacterized protein LOC128553073 encodes MSRFASISEDDLDTLDGQKDSKNTKRVIKRKQSDRSEKKGKGSIEHKEEISSEDLQKLFSSENIAFDIDTPCGLQKKVLFEIMYFLCRRGQENLKGMKKDTFAVAVNAAGRRYVYQMVDEADKNHGAESSCDETIGEGKMYELPGDVNCPVASFEKYLSTLNPGIDCLWQRPLDSFELDGPIWYCMAPLGKGKLAGMMGDISNLAHLSKRYTNHCIRATSISELDRNGIEARHLVRVSGHKSEMSIRSYSRRLCDEKQQQISDTLAKSLQKKPNVTNINQQAPINQHPPNETATSGVDISDLDFLEEIFRDDNVFIELDTTGKENHPPNMQPHVSDKPVVTQASTNIALQPVITTQASSVANSVFQQVHDNVGTMNNHMPAPQIINTI; translated from the exons ATGTCTCGATTTGCTAGTATTTCTGAAGATGATTTAGACACTCTTGATGGACAGAAAGACTCAAAAAACACAAAACGTGTAATAAAAAGAA AGCAAAGTGACAGATCTGAAAAAAAGGGTAAAGGATCTATTGAACACAAAGAAGAAATTTCCTCTGAGGATCTTCAAAAACTTTTCAGTAGTGAAAATATAGCATTTGACATTGACACACCATGCGGGTTACAGAAAAAGGTCTTGTTTGAAATTATGTACTTTCTTTGCCGGAGAGGGCAGGAAAATCTGAAAGGAATGAAAAAAGACACCTTTGCCGTCGCTGTCAATGCTGCCGGTAGGAGATATGTCTATCAGATGGTGGATGAAGCTGATAAAAATCATGG TGCCGAGTCGAGCTGTGATGAAACCATTGGCGAAGGGAAAATGTACGAGCTTCCTGGTGATGTCAATTGTCCGGTGGCTTCGTTTGAAAAGTATCTCAGCACACTGAATCCAGGAATTGACTGCCTATGGCAGCGACCGCTTGATAGCTTCGAACTTGATGGACCAATTTGGTACTGTATGGCTCCCTTAGGAAAGGGAAAACTAGCTGGAATGATGGGCGATATTTCGAACTTGGCACATTTGTCTAAACGGTACACAAACCATTGTATTCGAGCCACATCAATATCCGAACTTGATAGAAATGGAATCGAGGCTCGACACCTGGTACGAGTGTCTGGACACAAATCTGAAATGTCTATTCGTAGCTACTCGAGACGTTTGTGTGACGAAAAACAGCAGCAAATTTCTGATACACTGGCTAAATCCCTGCAGAAAAAGCCAAATGTGACAAATATAAATCAACAGGCTCCAATAAATCAACATCCCCCAAATGAAACAGCTACTTCTGGGGTTGACATTAGCGATCTTGACTTTCTTGAGGAGATTTTTCGTGATGATAATGTATTCATTGAATTAGATACCACTGGGAAGGAGAATCATCCCCCAAATATGCAGCCACATGTTAGTGACAAACCCGTTGTCACACAGGCGAGTACAAACATTGCATTGCAACCAGTGATAACTACTCAGGCATCATCAGTTGCTAATAGTGTATTTCAGCAAGTCCATGATAATGTAGGAACTATGAACAATCACATGCCTGCCCCCCAAATTATAAACACAATTTGA